From Curtobacterium sp. SGAir0471, the proteins below share one genomic window:
- a CDS encoding vWA domain-containing protein → MASRQNRRLTRDARYGRYEGGPDPLAPPVDLSEALDAIGEDVMGGTSPERAMREFLRRGGQTQRGLDDLMRRVAERRRELTSRNNLDGTLQQVKQLLDEALLAERGELARNVDLDDGDRALAEMQLDSLPPSPASAVQELNGYDWKSRTARQKYDEIKDLLGREVLDQRFAGMKQALENASDEDRAAVSAMMRDLNQLLEDHRRGTDTHEQFDAFMAQHGQHFPSQPKNVEELLDDLAARAAAAQRMRNSMTQEQRDELDALAQQAFGSPDLMGQLGQLDDNLRALRPGEDWGGSERMDGEQGLGLGDGTGVFQDIADLDALAEQLAQSGPGSDLADLDLDALQRQLGDEATVDARTLQRLEQALRNSGAMKRGSDGQLRLTPKAMRQLGKSLLKDVAERMSGRQGARDLRRSGASGEPSGATRPWAFGDTEPWDLPRSITNALVRTAADGRTGPGVRLTIDDVEVQETEARTQACVALLVDTSFSMAMEDRWVPMKRTALALHTLVSTRFRGDDLQLIAFGREAEVMDVDQLVGLDAQWDKGTNLHHALLLANRHFRKHPTAQPVLLVVTDGEPTSHLEPNGQVWFGYPPDPVTIALTVRELENAGRLGAQTTFFRLGDDPGLARFIDAMARRVDGSVVAPENDDLGVAVVGSYLGARRGGASLFGDDWTG, encoded by the coding sequence AACCGCCGCCTGACCCGCGACGCCCGCTACGGCAGGTACGAGGGCGGGCCCGACCCGCTCGCTCCCCCGGTCGACCTGTCCGAGGCGCTCGACGCCATCGGCGAGGACGTCATGGGCGGCACCTCGCCGGAACGTGCCATGCGCGAGTTCCTGCGGCGCGGCGGGCAGACCCAGCGCGGACTCGACGACCTGATGCGCCGTGTCGCCGAACGTCGGCGCGAGCTCACCAGCCGGAACAACCTCGACGGCACCCTGCAGCAGGTCAAGCAGCTGCTCGACGAGGCCCTGCTCGCCGAACGCGGTGAGCTCGCCCGGAACGTCGACCTCGACGACGGCGACCGTGCACTGGCCGAGATGCAACTCGACAGCCTCCCGCCGTCGCCTGCGAGCGCCGTGCAGGAACTGAACGGCTACGACTGGAAGAGCCGGACGGCCCGGCAGAAGTACGACGAGATCAAGGACCTGCTCGGGCGCGAGGTCCTCGACCAGCGCTTCGCCGGCATGAAGCAGGCGCTCGAGAACGCCTCCGACGAAGACCGCGCCGCAGTCTCGGCGATGATGCGCGACCTCAACCAGCTGCTCGAGGACCACCGACGCGGCACCGACACGCACGAGCAGTTCGACGCGTTCATGGCACAGCACGGGCAGCACTTCCCGTCGCAGCCGAAGAACGTCGAGGAGCTGCTCGACGACCTCGCCGCCCGTGCCGCGGCCGCCCAGCGCATGCGGAACTCGATGACCCAGGAGCAGCGGGACGAGCTCGATGCCCTGGCGCAGCAGGCGTTCGGCTCGCCGGACCTGATGGGCCAGCTCGGGCAGCTCGACGACAACCTGCGCGCGCTCCGTCCCGGCGAGGACTGGGGCGGTTCGGAGCGCATGGACGGCGAGCAGGGCCTCGGACTCGGCGACGGCACCGGGGTCTTCCAGGACATCGCCGACCTCGACGCCCTGGCCGAGCAGCTCGCGCAGTCCGGGCCGGGGTCCGACCTGGCCGACCTCGACCTCGACGCGCTGCAGCGCCAGCTCGGGGACGAGGCAACGGTCGACGCCAGGACCCTGCAGCGGTTGGAGCAGGCCCTGCGGAACTCGGGCGCCATGAAGCGCGGCTCGGACGGACAGCTCCGCCTGACCCCGAAGGCGATGCGCCAGCTCGGCAAGAGCCTGCTCAAGGACGTCGCCGAGCGGATGTCGGGGCGGCAGGGCGCCCGCGACCTCCGCCGGTCGGGTGCCTCCGGCGAGCCCTCCGGCGCGACCCGCCCGTGGGCGTTCGGCGACACCGAACCGTGGGACCTGCCCAGGTCGATCACGAACGCCCTCGTGCGCACCGCCGCGGACGGCAGGACCGGGCCCGGCGTGCGCCTGACGATCGACGACGTCGAGGTCCAGGAGACCGAGGCGCGGACGCAGGCCTGTGTCGCGCTGCTCGTCGACACCTCGTTCTCGATGGCGATGGAGGACCGCTGGGTCCCGATGAAGCGCACCGCCCTCGCGCTCCACACGCTGGTCAGCACCCGGTTCCGCGGCGACGACCTGCAGCTCATCGCCTTCGGGCGCGAGGCCGAGGTGATGGACGTCGACCAGCTCGTCGGCCTCGACGCGCAGTGGGACAAGGGCACGAACCTGCACCACGCGCTGCTCCTGGCGAACCGGCACTTCCGGAAGCACCCGACGGCCCAGCCCGTGCTCCTGGTCGTCACCGACGGTGAGCCGACCTCGCACCTCGAGCCGAACGGTCAGGTGTGGTTCGGCTACCCGCCCGACCCGGTGACGATCGCGCTGACGGTGCGCGAGCTGGAGAACGCCGGTCGGCTCGGCGCACAGACGACGTTCTTCCGGCTGGGCGACGACCCCGGGCTGGCGCGGTTCATCGACGCGATGGCCCGGCGGGTGGACGGCTCCGTCGTGGCGCCCGAGAACGACGACCTCGGGGTCGCCGTGGTCGGCTCGTACCTCGGTGCACGTCGCGGCGGCGCGTCCCTGTTCGGCGACGACTGGACGGGCTGA